One window of Staphylococcus chromogenes genomic DNA carries:
- a CDS encoding PTS transporter subunit IIC: MPNIKQSKKQFFSNILNAVGAGVVIALLPNALLGEFLKFFKEGQPTLELMYQLVVVIQSFMAFIIGALAATAFKFSGPGVVITGVSAMLGSGAIQFKNGQILLQGIGDIINVIIVVTLACFLFILLKDKFGSLEMIILPAVIPVVSGMIGLLLLPHVRKVTQALGSMVESFTELNPLVMSILISMTFALLMVTPISLVAIATAISLEGLGSGAGNMGIVAACVTFIFGSLGVNKIGVNIVLIIGAAKMMIPVYLKHPIIMVPLAINGAIAGTLTYLIGIKGTPMSAGFGYTGLVGPLNAFSRMNGDPIMNIILLIFGYLVIPFTLGFVVHQVCKKVIPGYSDDIYRFDIPKQ, encoded by the coding sequence TTGCCAAATATTAAACAATCAAAAAAGCAATTTTTTTCAAACATACTAAATGCGGTAGGAGCAGGTGTTGTTATTGCATTGCTTCCTAATGCGTTACTGGGAGAGTTTTTAAAGTTTTTTAAAGAAGGTCAACCCACGCTTGAACTTATGTATCAACTTGTGGTGGTTATTCAATCTTTCATGGCTTTTATCATTGGTGCTTTAGCTGCGACTGCGTTTAAATTCTCGGGTCCTGGAGTGGTCATCACGGGGGTCTCAGCAATGTTAGGCTCTGGCGCTATTCAATTTAAAAATGGACAAATCCTGTTGCAAGGTATTGGTGACATCATTAATGTGATTATTGTGGTAACGCTCGCGTGTTTTTTGTTTATTCTACTCAAAGATAAATTTGGATCATTGGAAATGATTATTTTACCTGCCGTTATTCCGGTAGTATCTGGCATGATAGGTTTATTATTACTACCACATGTGAGAAAAGTGACACAGGCTTTAGGTTCAATGGTTGAGTCATTTACGGAGTTAAATCCACTAGTGATGAGTATATTGATTTCTATGACTTTTGCTTTACTCATGGTGACGCCAATCTCATTGGTTGCTATTGCAACTGCAATTTCTTTAGAAGGATTAGGGAGTGGCGCAGGCAATATGGGAATCGTTGCAGCTTGTGTCACGTTCATCTTTGGCTCACTCGGTGTTAACAAAATCGGAGTGAATATCGTACTTATTATTGGTGCTGCTAAAATGATGATTCCTGTGTACTTGAAGCATCCTATTATAATGGTTCCACTTGCGATTAATGGCGCAATTGCTGGCACATTAACTTATTTAATAGGTATTAAAGGGACACCGATGTCTGCCGGTTTTGGCTATACAGGTTTAGTAGGACCACTCAATGCATTTTCGAGAATGAATGGTGACCCAATCATGAACATCATTTTACTTATTTTTGGTTACTTAGTCATTCCTTTTACTTTAGGGTTTGTGGTTCATCAAGTTTGTAAAAAGGTAATACCAGGGTATTCGGATGATATTTACCGTTTTGACATTCCAAAGCAATAA
- a CDS encoding ABC transporter substrate-binding protein/permease: MNFWGKCLAIFMIAVILFSNISVSQAKAASTDQWDKIKERGELRVGLSADYAPMEFERTVNGQREYAGIDIELAKKIAKDHGVKLKIVNMQFDSLLGALKTGKIDVIISGMTPTDERKKEVDFSNSYMAVDQKIIIRKKDENKYQTLDDLKGKKIGAQKQTTQEELARTEIQDADVQSLTRVPEVILSLKSNKLDAIVLDSAVGNAYLKQNKELTFSKASFADEKKYTAIAVPKNSPELLNKVNQTIKEVDDQNLIKDYEEKAANAMKDEGNFFTKYGSFFLTGLKNTILISIIGVVFGAVFGAMFALMKISRIKPLKWLAAAYIEFIRGTPLLVQVFLVYFGTTAVLGLDISAFICGAIALVINCTAYIAEIIRAGINAVDKGQMEAARSLGLNYSQTMKNVIMPQAINNILPALGNEFVTVIKESSIISVIGVSEIMFNAQVVQGASFDPFTPLLVAAILYFILTFTLSRIMNVFEGRMKISD, encoded by the coding sequence ATGAATTTTTGGGGAAAGTGTCTAGCCATTTTTATGATTGCAGTAATTTTGTTTTCAAATATTTCTGTTTCACAAGCAAAAGCTGCATCTACTGATCAATGGGATAAAATTAAAGAAAGAGGAGAATTAAGAGTAGGTTTATCAGCTGATTATGCTCCGATGGAATTTGAAAGAACAGTCAACGGACAACGTGAATATGCTGGAATTGATATTGAACTGGCTAAAAAAATTGCTAAAGATCACGGTGTTAAATTAAAAATCGTGAATATGCAATTTGATAGTTTATTAGGGGCTTTAAAAACAGGAAAAATTGATGTTATTATTTCTGGAATGACGCCAACTGATGAAAGAAAAAAAGAAGTCGACTTTTCTAATTCTTATATGGCTGTTGATCAAAAAATAATTATCCGTAAAAAGGATGAAAATAAATATCAAACATTAGATGATTTAAAAGGGAAAAAGATAGGTGCACAAAAACAAACGACACAAGAAGAACTTGCGCGTACGGAAATACAGGACGCTGATGTTCAGTCATTAACGCGTGTACCCGAAGTAATCCTCTCATTAAAAAGTAATAAATTAGATGCAATAGTATTAGATAGTGCAGTTGGAAATGCTTATTTAAAACAAAATAAAGAACTTACTTTTTCTAAAGCGTCTTTTGCGGATGAGAAAAAATATACCGCAATTGCCGTACCTAAAAATTCACCAGAGTTGTTAAATAAGGTCAATCAAACGATAAAAGAAGTTGATGATCAAAACTTGATTAAAGATTATGAAGAAAAAGCCGCAAATGCGATGAAAGATGAAGGAAACTTTTTCACAAAATATGGCAGTTTCTTTTTAACAGGTTTGAAAAATACCATTTTAATTTCAATTATTGGTGTCGTCTTTGGCGCAGTGTTTGGAGCGATGTTTGCTTTAATGAAAATTAGCCGAATTAAACCATTAAAATGGTTAGCAGCTGCGTATATTGAATTTATAAGAGGGACGCCTTTACTTGTTCAAGTATTTTTAGTTTATTTTGGAACAACAGCCGTTTTAGGCTTAGATATTTCTGCATTTATATGTGGTGCTATTGCGTTAGTCATAAACTGTACCGCATATATCGCTGAAATTATACGTGCGGGTATTAATGCTGTAGATAAGGGTCAAATGGAAGCGGCGCGTAGTTTAGGATTGAATTATAGTCAAACAATGAAAAATGTCATCATGCCTCAAGCAATCAATAATATTCTTCCGGCGTTAGGCAATGAATTTGTCACGGTGATAAAAGAATCATCCATTATTTCTGTTATCGGGGTTAGTGAAATTATGTTCAACGCACAAGTTGTTCAAGGTGCTTCATTTGATCCGTTTACACCGTTATTGGTTGCGGCGATATTGTATTTCATTTTGACATTCACTTTATCAAGAATTATGAATGTCTTTGAAGGGAGAATGAAAATCAGTGATTAA
- a CDS encoding amino acid ABC transporter ATP-binding protein — protein MIKINKLYKSFGEHDVLKGIDLNIQQGEVVAIIGPSGSGKSTLLRCMNLLEQPTKGQVIFEGKDLTEKSTKVDQLRQDMGMVFQNFNLFPHKKVIDNIILAPSLLKKGHKQTLNDQALTLLDRVGLKDRANAYPNQLSGGQKQRVAIARALAMNPKVMLFDEPTSALDPEVVGEVLTVMKDLAKEGMTMVVVTHEMEFAKNVSDRVIFMADGNVVEEGKPEAIFEHPQHQRTQSFLKRVM, from the coding sequence GTGATTAAAATTAATAAACTCTATAAATCGTTTGGAGAACATGACGTACTCAAAGGCATTGATTTGAATATTCAACAAGGAGAAGTTGTCGCAATTATTGGACCTTCCGGAAGCGGAAAAAGTACATTATTACGTTGCATGAACTTATTAGAACAACCCACTAAGGGTCAAGTTATATTTGAAGGAAAAGATTTAACAGAAAAAAGTACAAAAGTCGATCAACTTCGCCAAGATATGGGCATGGTTTTTCAAAATTTCAATTTATTTCCTCATAAAAAAGTAATTGATAATATTATTTTAGCACCTAGTTTGTTAAAAAAAGGTCATAAACAAACGTTGAATGACCAAGCTTTGACTTTACTAGATAGAGTGGGGTTAAAAGATAGAGCAAACGCTTACCCTAATCAACTTTCTGGTGGTCAAAAACAACGGGTTGCCATTGCTCGAGCGTTAGCAATGAATCCGAAAGTGATGCTTTTTGATGAGCCAACATCAGCACTTGATCCAGAGGTTGTAGGTGAAGTACTTACTGTTATGAAGGATTTGGCGAAAGAAGGTATGACAATGGTGGTGGTGACGCACGAAATGGAATTTGCCAAAAATGTGAGTGACCGTGTAATTTTTATGGCTGATGGCAACGTTGTTGAAGAAGGGAAACCGGAAGCGATTTTTGAACATCCTCAACATCAAAGAACGCAAAGCTTTTTAAAACGGGTCATGTAA
- the queG gene encoding tRNA epoxyqueuosine(34) reductase QueG has protein sequence MDIKTLKQEIIDYAQQIGIDDIGFTTADPFDELKNKLIDYHENGYASGFEESDIQLRTEPKLSMASAQSIIAIAVGYPNKLKNAPKSVRGDRRGMFARASWGQDYHTIMRRRLDDLATFISSKVPEAEMMSMVDTGVLSDRAVAERAGLGFTGRNGFVINPKLGTWSYLGEMLINIPFPPDEQIMDSCGTCTICVDRCPTGALVGDGQLNSQKCISFLTQTKGYLKDEYRYKIGNRLYGCDTCQQVCPKNRGINTEQEDIILEPEILKPRLIPLLQMTNKEFKNTYGHLAGAWRGKKPIQRNAIIALAHFNEVSAIPELKQVAENDPRPMIRGTAYWAIGQILGVDAKEYIMSHYDDELEEVQNEMLKGLEMRRQTK, from the coding sequence TTGGATATTAAAACATTAAAACAAGAAATCATTGATTATGCACAACAAATTGGCATCGATGATATCGGTTTTACGACGGCTGACCCTTTTGATGAATTGAAAAATAAGTTAATCGACTATCACGAAAATGGCTATGCCTCAGGATTTGAGGAATCTGATATTCAATTAAGAACCGAACCTAAATTATCGATGGCTTCTGCACAATCCATCATTGCGATTGCAGTAGGTTATCCGAATAAACTTAAAAATGCACCTAAAAGTGTTCGTGGTGATCGTCGTGGAATGTTTGCGCGCGCTTCTTGGGGACAAGACTATCATACGATTATGCGTCGACGCCTTGATGATTTGGCGACATTTATTTCCTCAAAAGTACCAGAAGCAGAAATGATGTCTATGGTAGATACGGGGGTTTTATCTGATCGTGCTGTCGCTGAACGTGCAGGACTCGGTTTTACAGGACGCAATGGTTTTGTAATCAATCCGAAGCTAGGCACATGGTCATATCTTGGTGAGATGTTAATTAACATTCCATTTCCACCTGATGAACAGATTATGGATAGTTGTGGCACATGTACCATTTGTGTCGATCGTTGTCCAACAGGAGCATTAGTCGGTGATGGTCAACTTAATAGTCAAAAGTGTATTAGTTTTTTAACACAAACTAAAGGCTATTTAAAAGATGAATATCGCTATAAAATAGGGAATCGTCTTTATGGATGCGATACTTGCCAACAAGTTTGCCCTAAAAATAGAGGAATAAATACTGAACAAGAGGATATTATTTTAGAACCTGAAATATTAAAACCAAGACTTATTCCATTATTACAAATGACAAATAAAGAATTTAAAAACACATATGGTCACTTAGCAGGGGCTTGGCGTGGCAAGAAACCTATACAGAGAAACGCTATTATTGCATTAGCTCACTTTAATGAAGTTTCTGCGATCCCAGAATTAAAACAAGTTGCAGAAAATGATCCCCGACCCATGATTAGAGGGACAGCGTATTGGGCAATTGGTCAAATTTTAGGTGTGGATGCTAAAGAGTATATTATGTCGCATTATGACGATGAACTAGAAGAGGTTCAAAATGAAATGTTAAAAGGTTTAGAAATGAGGAGACAAACAAAATGA
- the trmL gene encoding tRNA (uridine(34)/cytosine(34)/5-carboxymethylaminomethyluridine(34)-2'-O)-methyltransferase TrmL, producing the protein MTIHVVLYQPEIPANTGNIARTCAATDTHLHLIRPLGFSTDDKMLRRAGLDYWKFVNITYHDSIEEFFEATEGEYYLLTKFGSKNHTSQDFSDATKNHYFIFGKETTGLPDWVKDTYQNTALRIPMTDKVRALNLSNTAAILIYEALRQQGYPNLQ; encoded by the coding sequence ATGACGATACACGTAGTACTATATCAACCGGAAATACCCGCAAATACAGGAAATATTGCACGAACATGTGCGGCGACAGACACCCATTTGCATTTAATTCGCCCATTAGGTTTCAGTACAGATGATAAAATGCTTCGCCGTGCCGGGTTAGATTACTGGAAATTTGTTAATATTACCTACCATGATAGTATCGAAGAATTTTTCGAAGCTACAGAGGGTGAATATTATCTACTTACGAAATTTGGGTCAAAAAATCATACCTCTCAAGATTTTTCAGATGCAACTAAAAACCATTACTTTATTTTTGGGAAAGAAACGACAGGACTACCTGATTGGGTAAAAGATACTTATCAAAATACTGCGTTACGTATCCCAATGACTGATAAAGTTCGTGCCTTAAACTTATCGAACACAGCTGCAATTTTAATTTATGAAGCGTTAAGACAACAGGGTTATCCTAATTTACAGTAA
- the nagA gene encoding N-acetylglucosamine-6-phosphate deacetylase has translation MTEYVIQGGTIYTEDGKIENGHIIIKEGYISHIGHMPYQGHLETINVPNSHILPGFIDIHIHGGYGEDAMDAKTHGLKHLSEQLLSEGTTSYLPTTMTQSNEAITNALQTIAHYQPNQSPREAEILGVHLEGPFISEHKVGAQNPKFVQPPTLEQLKAYQQAAQGLIKIVTIAPEVSGALDVIRNLSDQNIFSIGHTVATFDEVNEAVTLGARHVTHLYNAGTPFTHRNPGVFGAAWTNPFLHCELIADGIHSHPASVDIAFKMKETTRMYLITDAMRAKGLGEGTYDLGGQNVTVANHEARLKNGSLAGSILKMNVGLKNLIQFTGRSLEDLWRVTSYNQAKALNILHQKGSLREGKHADIVILDQEINVLKTIKMGYVVNNVKDKNA, from the coding sequence ATGACAGAATATGTTATTCAAGGCGGTACCATTTATACTGAAGATGGCAAAATTGAGAATGGACATATCATCATCAAAGAGGGATATATTTCACATATTGGTCATATGCCTTATCAGGGCCATTTAGAAACGATTAACGTTCCGAACAGTCATATTTTACCTGGGTTTATTGATATCCATATTCATGGGGGATATGGTGAAGATGCGATGGATGCCAAGACGCATGGCTTGAAACATTTATCTGAGCAACTATTATCAGAAGGCACAACGAGTTATTTGCCAACTACAATGACGCAATCCAATGAAGCCATTACTAATGCGCTACAAACTATTGCACATTATCAACCCAATCAATCGCCACGTGAAGCAGAAATACTCGGGGTGCATTTAGAAGGTCCTTTCATTTCAGAACATAAAGTGGGCGCCCAAAATCCTAAATTTGTGCAACCTCCAACTTTAGAGCAATTGAAAGCTTATCAACAAGCAGCACAAGGACTCATCAAAATTGTCACTATTGCCCCGGAAGTTTCAGGGGCCTTAGACGTTATTCGAAATCTAAGTGATCAAAATATTTTTTCAATTGGCCATACGGTTGCAACTTTTGATGAAGTAAATGAAGCGGTGACGTTAGGTGCTAGACATGTCACTCATTTATACAATGCTGGTACGCCATTTACACATCGTAATCCAGGTGTATTTGGAGCGGCATGGACGAACCCATTTTTACATTGTGAACTGATTGCAGATGGGATTCACTCTCATCCCGCATCAGTAGATATTGCTTTTAAGATGAAGGAAACGACACGTATGTATTTAATTACAGATGCGATGCGCGCTAAAGGATTAGGTGAGGGAACTTATGATTTAGGAGGACAAAATGTGACTGTCGCCAATCATGAAGCTCGATTAAAAAATGGGTCATTGGCAGGGAGTATTTTGAAAATGAATGTGGGTTTGAAAAATTTAATTCAATTCACGGGACGTTCTTTAGAAGATTTATGGCGTGTAACAAGTTATAATCAAGCTAAAGCATTAAACATTCTCCATCAAAAAGGCAGTTTGCGAGAGGGCAAGCATGCGGATATCGTTATTTTGGATCAAGAGATCAATGTTTTAAAAACAATCAAGATGGGGTATGTAGTTAATAATGTTAAAGACAAGAATGCATAA
- a CDS encoding 6-phosphogluconolactonase — protein sequence MAMNFKVFKDKDTAAIYAADIIRKQFNNNPTTIAGFHLSGEEAPVLDYLKRNVDNHAVDFSQIHVLDYDKQTSYFKALGVPEKQIHEIPEDDDVEKFIEHKAKTKDNKGKLTLQVVSINQNGEFGVPVNNGLKPAREIFVIVTGHDKADVIKKLYEDNGNTSFIPSSLKTHRMVNVILDEAAAQGLPADVREYFTSLYA from the coding sequence ATGGCAATGAACTTTAAAGTTTTTAAAGACAAAGATACTGCAGCAATTTATGCAGCAGATATCATCAGAAAACAATTTAACAATAATCCTACGACAATTGCTGGATTTCATTTGAGTGGTGAAGAAGCACCAGTATTAGACTATTTAAAACGCAATGTAGATAATCATGCCGTAGATTTTAGTCAAATTCATGTGCTAGATTATGACAAGCAAACATCATATTTTAAAGCGTTAGGTGTACCAGAAAAACAAATTCATGAAATTCCAGAAGATGACGATGTTGAAAAATTTATCGAACATAAAGCGAAAACAAAAGATAATAAAGGCAAATTGACACTACAAGTTGTTTCTATTAATCAGAATGGTGAATTCGGAGTACCAGTGAACAATGGTTTAAAACCTGCGCGTGAAATTTTTGTCATTGTGACAGGACATGATAAAGCTGATGTTATTAAAAAGTTATATGAAGATAATGGTAATACAAGCTTTATTCCATCAAGCTTAAAAACGCACCGTATGGTGAATGTCATTTTAGACGAAGCTGCAGCTCAAGGTTTGCCAGCTGATGTCAGAGAATATTTCACTTCTCTATATGCATAA
- a CDS encoding SAS053 family DNA gyrase inhibitor, protein MTEEKHIEHENEMVDDFDDLVSLGKEMEQISEANDEEKENQTHDASIRSDKTEE, encoded by the coding sequence ATGACAGAAGAAAAACATATCGAACATGAAAACGAAATGGTCGATGATTTTGATGATCTTGTCAGTTTAGGGAAAGAAATGGAACAAATTTCTGAAGCGAATGACGAAGAAAAAGAGAACCAAACACATGACGCATCTATTCGTTCAGATAAAACTGAAGAATAA
- the fumC gene encoding class II fumarate hydratase, with product MSVRIEHDTFGEIEVPAEKYWGAQTQRSKQNFPVGKEKMPIEVIYGFAQLKRGAALANHELGKLSDAKKEAIVHACDRILNGELDEHFPLVVWQTGSGTQSNMNVNEVVSYVANDYLKSKGSDEHIHPNDDVNKSQSSNDTFPTAMHVALYHEIESKLEPALKGLRDTFHEKETAYKDIIKIGRTHLQDATPITLGQEISGWRYMLDVCESLLADSKKHILNLAIGGTAVGTGINAHPEFGDKVAHYISENTGYPFVSSENKFHALTAHDEVVQLHGSLKALAGDLMKIANDIRWLASGPRAGLAEIKIPENEPGSSIMPGKVNPTQCEMLTMVAVQVMGNDTVVGISSSQGNFELNVFKPVILHNTLQSIDLLADGMNTFNKNCAVGIEPIEEHIDDYLNRSLMLVTALNPHIGYENAASIAKKAHKEGLTLKEAAIQSGHLTEEQFDEWIKPEDMVHPK from the coding sequence ATGTCAGTAAGAATTGAACACGATACATTCGGCGAAATTGAAGTACCTGCAGAAAAATACTGGGGTGCACAAACACAACGTAGTAAACAAAATTTTCCAGTAGGTAAAGAAAAAATGCCCATTGAGGTCATATATGGGTTTGCACAACTCAAACGTGGTGCAGCATTAGCAAATCACGAACTCGGCAAATTAAGCGATGCTAAAAAAGAAGCTATTGTTCATGCATGTGACCGCATTTTAAATGGGGAATTAGATGAACATTTCCCTCTTGTTGTTTGGCAAACAGGAAGCGGTACTCAAAGTAATATGAATGTAAATGAAGTCGTAAGTTACGTTGCGAATGACTATTTAAAATCTAAAGGAAGCGACGAACATATTCATCCAAATGATGATGTAAACAAATCTCAAAGTTCTAATGATACTTTTCCAACGGCGATGCATGTCGCACTATATCACGAAATTGAATCTAAATTAGAGCCAGCCCTTAAAGGATTACGCGATACATTTCATGAAAAAGAAACGGCATATAAAGACATTATTAAAATTGGTCGTACACACCTTCAAGATGCAACACCTATTACGTTAGGACAAGAAATCAGTGGTTGGCGTTATATGCTAGACGTGTGTGAATCGTTGTTAGCGGATTCTAAAAAACATATTTTAAACTTAGCTATTGGAGGCACAGCTGTAGGGACAGGTATCAATGCGCATCCTGAATTTGGTGATAAAGTTGCACATTACATTTCAGAAAATACAGGTTATCCATTTGTCTCTTCAGAAAATAAATTCCATGCATTAACAGCACATGATGAAGTCGTTCAATTACACGGATCTTTAAAAGCGTTAGCAGGAGACTTAATGAAAATTGCGAACGATATTCGTTGGTTAGCGTCGGGGCCACGCGCAGGTTTAGCCGAAATTAAGATTCCAGAAAATGAACCAGGTTCTTCAATTATGCCAGGTAAAGTTAATCCAACGCAATGTGAAATGTTAACGATGGTTGCCGTTCAAGTGATGGGAAATGATACGGTTGTAGGTATTTCAAGTTCTCAAGGTAACTTTGAATTAAATGTGTTTAAACCTGTTATTCTGCATAATACGTTACAATCGATTGATTTACTTGCTGATGGTATGAATACATTTAACAAAAACTGTGCTGTTGGTATTGAACCGATTGAGGAACATATTGATGACTATTTAAATCGCTCATTAATGCTCGTCACAGCATTAAACCCACACATTGGCTATGAAAATGCAGCTTCTATTGCTAAAAAAGCGCATAAAGAAGGGTTAACTTTAAAAGAAGCAGCCATTCAATCAGGTCACTTAACAGAGGAACAATTTGATGAATGGATTAAACCGGAAGACATGGTTCATCCAAAATAA
- the ppx gene encoding exopolyphosphatase: MERNGLIDIGSNTIRLVIFQFHPDIGLNEIQNIKTPARLSQYLDKDQRMSEEGIEVLTDALHSFKKVADKFEVDHLYPIATAAIRQSTNQKDIIKHVKKKVGIDIIIIPEEDEAFYGSYAVTHTTGIDDGITVDIGGGSTEVTYFEKRKIKEATSFPFGVVTLSRMFFEGKDHNDKDAIKKMEKFLKNEFSQLDWIKDKDIHLVGIGGSARNCARIHQSLHQYPIAGVHGYTMNHDGLKEVYQLLKKTSREDLTNLDGLSRDRADIILPAVAVFNVLYEIIDADAFTFSRKGIREGFIMNQIANAYPGEFSKNHVRQDALKHLANEYHIEQSGAKQRVKLALSLYNQILKYKKLDIDEPLKQLFLEAAYLYYLGKFIDSDSSSQHTYYIIANSSINGLTHKERVTLALLASFKNKTLLKFYSDETGWFNSDEMNHIQALGGVVKFVNAMNISNTNTVSQLTLLKQKEGFQLDVYYQGEPIAEAYQTLRQKKHLEKVLKDEVKINFTES, from the coding sequence ATGGAAAGGAACGGATTAATTGATATCGGATCCAACACGATTCGATTAGTAATTTTTCAATTTCATCCTGATATCGGACTTAATGAAATACAAAACATCAAAACACCTGCAAGATTAAGTCAATATTTAGATAAAGATCAACGTATGTCAGAGGAAGGGATTGAAGTATTGACGGATGCTTTACACAGTTTTAAAAAAGTGGCTGATAAATTTGAAGTCGATCATTTATATCCTATTGCAACAGCGGCCATACGACAATCTACAAATCAAAAAGACATCATTAAACATGTAAAGAAAAAAGTTGGTATTGATATCATTATTATTCCAGAAGAAGATGAAGCCTTTTATGGGTCTTATGCCGTCACGCATACCACAGGTATTGACGATGGAATTACAGTTGATATCGGCGGTGGCTCAACAGAAGTGACCTATTTCGAAAAGCGTAAAATTAAAGAGGCAACGAGCTTTCCATTCGGTGTCGTGACTTTATCACGTATGTTTTTTGAAGGTAAAGATCACAATGACAAAGATGCCATAAAAAAAATGGAAAAATTTTTGAAAAATGAATTTAGCCAATTAGATTGGATTAAAGATAAAGATATTCATCTTGTGGGCATCGGAGGGTCGGCACGTAACTGTGCACGCATTCATCAGTCTTTACATCAATATCCTATTGCTGGTGTCCATGGATATACAATGAATCACGATGGATTAAAGGAAGTTTACCAATTATTGAAGAAAACATCCCGTGAGGATTTAACCAATTTAGATGGTTTAAGCCGTGACCGCGCAGATATTATTCTACCTGCCGTTGCTGTATTTAATGTTTTATATGAAATCATCGATGCGGATGCATTTACTTTTTCAAGGAAAGGGATTCGTGAAGGTTTCATTATGAATCAAATTGCGAATGCATATCCAGGAGAATTTTCGAAAAATCATGTACGCCAAGATGCGCTAAAACATCTTGCAAATGAATATCACATTGAACAAAGCGGTGCAAAACAACGTGTGAAACTTGCCTTATCATTATATAATCAAATTTTAAAATATAAAAAATTAGATATTGATGAACCATTAAAACAACTCTTCTTAGAAGCGGCATATCTCTATTATTTAGGCAAATTTATAGATTCTGACTCTAGTTCACAACATACGTATTACATTATTGCAAACTCTAGCATCAATGGTCTCACACATAAAGAACGTGTCACATTGGCATTACTCGCAAGTTTTAAAAATAAAACCCTTTTAAAATTTTATAGCGATGAGACAGGATGGTTTAATTCTGATGAAATGAATCATATTCAAGCACTAGGTGGGGTTGTCAAATTTGTTAACGCCATGAATATTTCAAACACGAACACCGTTAGTCAATTAACTTTATTAAAACAAAAAGAAGGGTTCCAACTAGATGTTTATTATCAAGGGGAACCTATTGCTGAAGCCTACCAAACACTACGCCAAAAGAAACACCTTGAAAAAGTTTTAAAAGACGAAGTTAAAATTAACTTTACAGAATCTTAA